Proteins found in one Chrysiogenes arsenatis DSM 11915 genomic segment:
- a CDS encoding dicarboxylate/amino acid:cation symporter — MNSKLLLSPWAIAIGLASGVILGVFYTDTALAFAPAGQLYLLLLQMCVLPIMTSAVITSLGRLVASKDQGISPLRVAGVFFIGLLIASVVGVAAALVLQPGNALDSSDREMVGRLMSAGGDTDTHTIATDLEITFFTSPPPPATVNPLAYLANMVPENVFQSLSQGHSIQILVFSILFGIALGILPPARSVTAFDFFDAVFAAFSRIISGLMYLLPFGLCALVAEQATRVGRETLEALLGFIIAFGIAGVLLLIVSFVIIWVRARQGFSDILLGLKDTIVIALGTRSGLAAIPSAIEALHERFGFERTGTNLVIPLGITICRHGTIMIFALTALFLCQLYQIEIGFRELAIVIFGSVIAGMASAGAPGIVAISMLSLVLEPLGLPIESAFILLLALDPITDPLLTLVNVQSNCAASTLITPRENGVTCDEPT, encoded by the coding sequence ATGAACAGTAAGCTTCTTCTTTCGCCATGGGCCATTGCCATCGGCCTCGCCAGTGGTGTTATCCTTGGGGTCTTTTATACGGATACCGCACTGGCATTCGCACCAGCAGGTCAACTCTATTTACTCCTCCTGCAAATGTGCGTCCTACCAATTATGACTTCTGCCGTTATCACCAGCTTAGGCCGTCTTGTTGCCTCAAAAGACCAAGGAATCAGCCCTCTGCGGGTTGCCGGCGTGTTTTTCATCGGCTTGTTGATTGCCAGTGTCGTCGGCGTTGCCGCCGCGTTGGTATTACAGCCGGGTAATGCTTTGGATAGTTCCGATCGTGAGATGGTCGGGCGGCTCATGAGTGCTGGTGGTGATACCGATACTCACACTATCGCTACTGACCTTGAGATCACCTTTTTCACTTCTCCTCCGCCTCCAGCAACCGTTAATCCGTTGGCGTACTTGGCCAATATGGTGCCAGAAAACGTCTTTCAATCCCTTAGTCAGGGGCACAGCATTCAGATTTTGGTTTTCTCTATTCTCTTTGGAATTGCTCTGGGTATCTTGCCACCTGCCCGTTCCGTAACGGCTTTTGACTTTTTCGATGCTGTGTTCGCCGCTTTCAGCAGGATTATCAGCGGTCTCATGTACCTCCTCCCATTTGGTTTATGTGCTTTAGTGGCGGAACAAGCCACACGTGTCGGACGTGAAACACTGGAAGCACTCTTGGGCTTTATCATCGCCTTTGGTATTGCAGGAGTCCTCCTCCTGATAGTCAGTTTTGTCATTATTTGGGTGCGCGCTCGACAAGGTTTCAGTGATATACTTTTGGGGCTGAAAGATACTATCGTGATTGCTCTTGGTACCCGTTCAGGATTAGCCGCTATCCCTTCGGCTATCGAAGCCCTTCATGAGCGGTTCGGTTTTGAACGCACAGGAACCAACCTTGTTATTCCACTGGGAATAACGATTTGCCGCCATGGCACGATTATGATTTTTGCGTTAACAGCTTTATTCTTATGCCAACTCTACCAAATCGAAATTGGTTTTCGCGAACTGGCTATTGTGATATTTGGCTCAGTCATCGCTGGTATGGCCAGCGCTGGTGCGCCAGGGATTGTCGCTATTTCAATGCTTTCACTTGTTCTCGAACCGCTTGGACTACCGATAGAATCAGCCTTTATTCTTTTACTAGCACTTGACCCAATCACCGATCCTCTCCTCACACTGGTGAACGTACAATCAAATTGTGCCGCCAGCACCCTGATTACCCCGCGCGAAAACGGAGTGACATGCGATGAACCGACATAA
- a CDS encoding substrate-binding periplasmic protein — translation MLRALMVILAIISCFFGTSLASSRDLPPDMQRIFDRGTLRVGMYHADIAPFFMQSNNGELTGIDVDLAHHVAQELGVELELVRTAKTFDALVEMLEKREVDVVISELSRTLKRARTVRFTRPYIVLRQGLLLNRVAAVRAQSTTGFEWIFTSAGPVGVKAGTSYVGYAQANFPNAEIRTYPEWEEVVDACVRGEVLFAYHDEIEVKKIIRDNPAIAIQLQTAIISDMTDPIAMAVPWQSTHLLAWLEQYIDAFPVRMDIDTLLRKYYEQ, via the coding sequence ATGCTTCGCGCTCTGATGGTTATACTTGCCATTATAAGCTGCTTCTTCGGAACAAGCTTGGCATCGTCCCGTGATTTACCTCCCGACATGCAGCGCATCTTTGACCGCGGCACATTACGCGTGGGAATGTACCATGCCGATATCGCCCCTTTTTTCATGCAAAGCAATAATGGCGAATTGACTGGTATTGATGTGGATCTCGCGCACCATGTCGCACAAGAGCTTGGCGTAGAACTTGAACTGGTACGAACCGCAAAAACGTTTGATGCGCTCGTTGAAATGTTGGAAAAAAGAGAAGTTGACGTTGTTATCTCCGAACTATCACGAACCCTGAAACGGGCACGCACCGTACGCTTTACCCGTCCCTATATCGTTTTACGGCAAGGGTTACTCCTGAATCGTGTTGCCGCAGTACGCGCACAGTCGACCACTGGATTTGAGTGGATTTTTACCTCTGCAGGCCCGGTGGGTGTCAAAGCCGGAACTTCTTATGTGGGGTATGCTCAGGCGAATTTCCCCAACGCAGAAATCCGCACCTACCCTGAATGGGAAGAGGTGGTTGACGCCTGTGTCCGTGGCGAAGTGCTCTTTGCTTATCACGATGAAATTGAAGTAAAGAAAATCATCCGCGACAATCCAGCGATAGCCATACAACTCCAAACAGCAATTATCAGCGATATGACCGACCCGATTGCTATGGCCGTTCCCTGGCAGAGCACACATCTTCTGGCATGGCTAGAACAGTATATCGATGCATTTCCCGTGCGTATGGATATCGACACCTTACTGAGGAAATACTATGAACAGTAA
- a CDS encoding ABC transporter substrate-binding protein — protein MILRRASTIVLSLLLMTILAGCDFYEMSRQKRDALAQANTGDIEIAVVWPQQLEAGLFMEGVQLAAEEINTTGVYAKRSITLRIFDETSAEQSKRVAQKIAANPKIVAAIGHYGSSRSLPAAVTYEYNGILYMSPVATSPSLTRFGFNYLFRNIPTDAEISAAVLTYCQKQNWKNAAIVYVRGNYGQSFTEIMQEEAYLHDINIATLKSYAENQEDFRAMIVEMRRYQYDFVFIADVVPRAAHFIRQYRAMGGTEPFIGGDGLDSNLLWTIAGKAANETVVATTFDAADNHPNVKGFVERFTARYPDKQPDFLAAQGYDALMVIANAMRHSQSSVPIEVASALRFSPPWEGVLGTYAMQLDGSIAGKKIAFKKLSDGVFYLQQDSEE, from the coding sequence ATGATCTTGCGTCGTGCATCCACCATCGTCCTCTCATTACTCCTGATGACCATTCTTGCAGGATGCGATTTCTATGAGATGAGCCGCCAAAAACGGGACGCACTGGCGCAAGCCAATACCGGCGATATTGAAATTGCCGTCGTCTGGCCACAACAACTGGAAGCCGGACTCTTTATGGAAGGGGTACAGCTTGCTGCCGAAGAGATCAACACGACAGGCGTGTATGCCAAACGCAGTATAACCCTGCGTATCTTTGACGAAACATCTGCCGAACAAAGCAAACGAGTCGCACAAAAGATAGCGGCTAACCCCAAGATTGTGGCTGCCATTGGCCACTACGGTTCCAGCCGTTCGCTGCCTGCGGCAGTCACCTATGAATATAACGGCATTCTCTATATGTCTCCCGTGGCTACCAGCCCATCGCTGACCCGTTTCGGATTTAACTACCTTTTCCGTAATATCCCTACCGATGCCGAAATTTCTGCTGCGGTACTCACTTACTGCCAAAAACAGAATTGGAAAAATGCTGCTATTGTTTATGTTCGTGGCAATTACGGCCAGAGTTTTACTGAAATAATGCAAGAAGAGGCCTACCTACATGATATTAACATTGCTACACTCAAGTCATATGCTGAAAATCAGGAGGATTTTCGCGCCATGATCGTTGAAATGCGCCGTTACCAGTATGATTTTGTGTTTATCGCAGACGTCGTACCGCGCGCTGCTCATTTTATTCGGCAATACCGTGCCATGGGTGGCACCGAGCCCTTTATAGGAGGCGATGGGCTCGACTCTAATTTACTGTGGACGATTGCGGGAAAAGCGGCCAATGAAACCGTTGTAGCTACAACCTTCGACGCCGCTGACAACCACCCGAACGTGAAAGGATTTGTCGAACGCTTTACCGCTCGCTATCCCGATAAGCAGCCCGACTTTTTGGCAGCACAAGGGTATGATGCACTGATGGTTATTGCCAATGCGATGCGCCACAGCCAATCGTCTGTCCCTATTGAGGTAGCTTCAGCACTCCGTTTTTCGCCACCATGGGAAGGTGTACTCGGTACATACGCCATGCAGCTAGATGGGAGTATTGCGGGCAAAAAGATTGCGTTTAAAAAGCTATCCGATGGGGTGTTTTATCTACAACAGGATTCAGAGGAGTAA
- a CDS encoding methyltransferase translates to MNRHNSPRHSDSAVPEQIFSCLEESVFYALCIEHLLLPHIPSGAALVEFGSGDGTPVIEALQKAPDFAGTITGYELNLRAYALCQANITAANLGSKYHVQAGSFFEKPSFEAFALLANPPYIPFPDASIRLPYLHGGLHGSEVTTQLLREPYPMSLLLVSSYSNPLGIIDTAHHHGLCVANFLIMPIRYGDYSREPKVFAHIMTLREQGFAYASANGYLLAGVLFARKEYCHTERCNELKRIMRSADDHHMVRV, encoded by the coding sequence ATGAACCGACATAATTCCCCTCGCCATTCCGATAGCGCGGTTCCCGAACAAATCTTTTCGTGCCTTGAAGAGTCGGTATTCTACGCACTGTGCATTGAACATCTTTTATTACCGCACATCCCATCAGGAGCCGCACTGGTTGAATTTGGTTCGGGTGATGGCACTCCTGTTATCGAAGCGTTGCAGAAGGCACCTGATTTTGCGGGAACCATTACTGGCTATGAACTGAATTTGCGCGCATATGCTCTGTGCCAGGCAAATATTACCGCCGCCAATCTCGGCTCCAAGTACCACGTTCAAGCGGGTTCATTTTTCGAAAAGCCTTCTTTCGAAGCATTTGCGCTGCTAGCCAACCCCCCGTATATCCCATTTCCTGACGCTTCCATCCGTCTTCCTTACCTGCATGGCGGTCTCCACGGAAGCGAAGTGACGACACAGCTCCTACGTGAACCATACCCAATGTCGCTGTTGCTCGTATCAAGTTACTCCAACCCGCTTGGCATTATCGACACCGCACACCATCACGGATTGTGTGTTGCAAATTTTTTAATCATGCCGATCCGTTATGGAGATTACAGCCGCGAACCAAAAGTCTTTGCCCATATTATGACACTGCGCGAACAAGGATTCGCGTATGCTTCGGCTAATGGGTATTTGCTAGCAGGAGTGCTTTTTGCTCGCAAAGAGTATTGCCACACGGAACGGTGCAATGAACTCAAACGGATTATGCGTAGCGCGGACGACCATCACATGGTTCGGGTATGA